Part of the Mytilus edulis chromosome 9, xbMytEdul2.2, whole genome shotgun sequence genome, AGGTATGAAGTTCTTCAATGTGAATTAAGatttgaaaaaattgttaaaaacaatattcatcagatgaagatgttttaaaaatattatgtatgtcTTGAAGACATGTACAGCATAGTTAAGAAAATTCACATATCAATAGCTTATAGTGGTAGGGATGTCACCCAAACTTGTCttgcaaaaataagcaaattCAGAGTGGTCTAAATACCCGTTTTTAAAATGCCTTTTAGTCATTATCATTATACACAAGTTCTAGCTCATagtgtttattaaacaaatatatttctaaatcattAGTGATCATTCATTTGGTCTatctttatattaagaaaaacacatttctaatagCATGTTATACTTTGTTgtaatcagggattttacaaaatccctagctctattttcagtgattttgtaaaatccctaacaatttcagggattttacaaaaccacTGAAACTGTTAGTGATTTTACACAATCACCTATTagtccagtgattttacaaaatccctgattttacaAAGTACCTTAAATACACTGTTGACATTTGTCTTGCCGTTATGAAATTTTGATAGTTTAatgctaagggagctaccatttgattttaagaATAAACAAGTAAAGAAAAGAAGGACCTAATAAGagtaaaccaggtgctccgcagggcgcagctttatacgaccgcagaggtcgaaccctgaacagttggggcaagtatggacaaaacattcaagcatgatacagctctgaatttggattgtgatcaaatttttgacattacatggtttttttttacacaaaacaaatgccaagattttacaaatcaattaaagatttcttcttcaaactttttaaatctaaaattaaatagttgacacagcataggtttctgacacagaatgaatgtggtctaatgaacttaaaaggttttttttgcctttgagcaaatcactatgctgttgaatattaatcctctcaaaaaaatgtttgaagaaattttatttttatttatgaaatctgaaatgagaaaaatttaaccccccccccttttttttcacatccccgtttccctttttcaaaactgatatcaattcaaatttctaatggagtttgcaacaataactactcatttaaatacatcataaaatattaagatgtaaaaaaactgcttgttatcactgaatggtaaagattatttaaatttatcagttggtagtaaaaagtgtatatacattgtatattgtatataacaaagatttaagttgattctggacaaagaaagataactccaattaaaaaaaattcttgctattgcacaaataggatatttcttgcttactattctggacaaagaaagataactctaattaaaaaaaaatttgctatttcacaatattgtgcaattagatatttcttgccattgcacaatactgtgcaattgaaaagacttgctattgcacaatacttaatataataattttagatcctgatttggaccaacttgaaaactgggcccataatcaaaaatctaagtacatgtttagattcagcatatcaaagaggcccaagaattcaatttttgttaaaatcaaacttagtttaattttggaccctttggactttaatggagaatttgaaatttgaaaacaggaccaaaaatgaagaatctacatacacagttagatttggcatatcaaagaaccccaaggattcaatttttgatgaaatcaaacaaagtttaattttggaccctttggaccttaatgtagaccaatttgaaaactggaccaaaaaaacttcaataatcaagaatctaagtacatttttagattcaacatatcaaagaacccaaccgattcattttttgtcaaaatcaaactaagtttaattttggaccctttggaccttaatgtagaccaatttgaaaacgggaccaaaagttgagaatctacatatacagttagattcggcatatcaaagaaccccaattattcaattttcatgaaatcaaacaaagtttaattttggaccctttgggcccctttttcctaaactgttgggaccaaaactcccaaaatcaataccaaccttctttttatggtcataagccttgtgtttaaatttcatagatttgtatttacttatactaacattatagtgcgaaaaccaagaaaaatgcttatttgggtccctttttggcccctaattcctaatctgttgggtcctaaactcccaaaataaataccaaccttccttttgtggtcataaacattgtgtttaaatttcatagatttccatttacttaacctaaggttattgtgcaaaaaccaagaaaaatgcttatttgggccctttattggccccttattcctaaactattgaaaccaaaactcccaaaatcaatcccaatctttcttttgtggtcataaaccttgtgtcaaaatttcatagatttctattaacttaaactaaagttatggtgcgaaaaccaagaaaatgcttatttgggccctttttggccccttattcctgaaatgttgggaccaaaactcccaaaatcaataccaaccttccttttatggtcataaaccttgtgttaaaatttcatagatttctattcacttttactaaagttagagtgcgaaaactaaaagtattcggacgccggacgacgacgacgacgacgacgacgacgacgacgacgacgacgacgcagacgccaacgtgatagcaatatacgacgaaaattttttcaaaatttgcggtcgtataaaaatttaaaaaaaaagcaggacagagattacaactaaaaaaaaacccaggacaaaatttttcatcattGTTGTTTTCCTTAAACTGAAACTTTAACAAATTGTTGATAGCTACTACAGAAACAGCACGCCATAGTCCTGCCCTCCACTACATCAAAGCAGCTAAATGACAATGAATAAATGCACAAAATTcaacaatacaattttttttccaatGAATTAATGATTGTGCTGCATATGTTTCACAAGCGATGATTTCATATAGCATCTGTAACTGCAGTATTGACAAACAAATGGATTGAATTTCTCATGAATTTGTTTCATATGGTCTTTTAGTaagaaattgtaaaaatatttcttgcCACAAATTTGACACTGGAATTTCTTGTGTGCGTGTTTATATTTCTCATGAATGTACAAAGACTTTTTGTTGGCTAAAATTTTTCCACAAATGTTGCATTGTTGTGGAGGTCCtttctttttaacctttttttctatattttcagaATGTTTTAATTTTCTGTGTTCATTTAGTTTGCCtcgatgataaaacattttgccACAAATCTCACACATTTCTTCTTTCTCCATATGCCGTTCACGAAAATGGGCATTGAAATTCTTTTTCTTGACAGTTAGACCACATTTATAACAAACTATCTTTCCTATTGTTATGGGTAAAGTGCTACCACTATTGGCAGCTTCATGATATTTCCTTAAATGGGCATTTAGATACCTTTTAAGTACTGATTCACCACATTTATAACAGACaactcttttttcttttttttcttcttttttggcGAAAATTTCTTCTGTTTTGGGTGTACCTTCCCCTTTATAGTGTTCTTCCATATGTTTTTTCATCCTTTCATAACTTCCATCTTTCATATCACAAACATCACAATGATATTTGGTACCACGAATACCATGTACTTCTAATTCATGCTGTTTCTTTTTCACAAAGTAAGTGAACCTCTTTTCGCAAATTTCACACTTATGTcgatcttttctttttttattatacctCTTTATATTATAATCTTTTACATAATCTCTTCTATAATCTTTCTTTCTATTCGTCCATAGTTCTATAACTCCATCCTGATGTTCTGTGTATTCATGATATGATCTATGTGCAAAAGAATGAAAAACTTGCCCACAGGTATAGCAAGTGTCACCATGACATTCTCCAACTTTGCGGCAAGCAATACAATCTAATTGATTACAAGAAAGTTGGTCAGTGTTTTCTGTACAAAAGTTAATTATATATTCACACTTTAAACATTTCTGTTTCTTGAAcctttttttaaaatgcattttgtaATTTGATCCTCTACTTTTAGTTACATTTTCCGTGCTTTCAGCAATTTTTTCTCTTTTCCCACAATAATGATCGTCTCCTATATATGCCAGCCGACAAAAGAGACAACATTTTGTGTCTGTCTGGTGGTGACTGTAAAAATGTGAGTACAACATTTCCAAAGAATCGAAAGGACATTTGCATATAGTGCAAAAAATTGATTTAAAGTTGAGTTTACAATTTCTGCATGTATATATCACTTGATTTTGTAGTTTAGTGTTCTCATTATAGTCATCAACACCAGTTTCTTCTTCACATTCAGGACACTTCAAATAATTAGCTGTGCTCTGATTTTGAAGGTCTTTTGGGTTTTGTACTGCATCTTTCTGTCTATCGTAACATATTTCATACAAACCAGTCACATTATTCTTCTTTTTCAATTGTTCCGTAATTTCCGTACAAAAATGATTTTCAGCACAGTTTTCAGATTCAAAGATTGTCTCACATGAAATACACGCATGTTTATCATTGTGCTCAttaaaaatgtgtacatttaatttaGGCAGAGAAAGGAATCCCACTTTACAGATTTTACATTGACAAAATATCTGCTCCAATACCTGTCCAATTTTTTTCTCCTTCAACAATTTACTCTGTCTTTTACTAAGATTTGCCCATTTggtttttctttgtcttttgatTGTATGTATTTTATTTCTCCTTGtgatatattttaattctttttcattGCAGCAGACGTGAACATTTCCTACATACATTTCTTCACAGAACCTACAACATTTTGTATTAGTACAATGAACAAGGTAAAAATGGGAAGATAACTTTTCACATGACGTgaaagttttacaaattttacaaccAATAGAGATAATTTCCCTTTTTACTTTTCCTTCATCAACCTTCCCTTCGTTTTTCACATATGCATCTTTTTTCTGATCTTCTTTCTGATTTAGCATATTTTGTACATGACCCtgttcaaaaatacaaaaaatttcatcaaaaatataattagtaTTTGATTTAAGTATTGTTTTTAACATATCGTCTAATTGCATTTTGGTATCTACATGAATCACAGATTGTTTGGACTGTGTGTTTAATTCCTTATGATCCAGACTTCTCGTATTTACCGGTACATCAGATTGAATGTCTAGCCCAAAATTTACATCTTGAGATTGGTCCTTATGTTCAAAAAAGATGTGAGCATTTAATAGAGACTCGGAAAGAAAACCAATTTTGCATACAGAACAAAATCTTAGTACTTGATTTTTCAACTGTATGTTTTCACAGCTATGTTCATCAAAATCATCTAAATAAACCTCCACAAGACATTTAGGACACCTCATCTTCATAATATCTTGTTCAAATTTTAACTTAAAAGCTTCTCTAAACTTCTTCACGATTGCTGTAATATCATCACTAATATCTGACGCATATGCATCTTTGTTACTATTGTTCACTAAACTACCGGCTATGTTTACACTACTGTCAACCACATCCATTTTTTCAATGGCAATTTTACTGGCACCTTTCAGTTCTTTGGTGACAATCAGTGGTTTGCTAGTTATTTTACTTTGAGTCCCAATTTGACTGTTATTTTGAGTCTCAATTCGACTGTTACTTTGAGTCTCAATTTGACTGTTATTTTGAGTCTCAATTCGACTGTTACTTTGAGTCTCAATTTGACTGTTATTTTGAGTCTCAATTTGACTGTTACTTTGAGTCTCAATTCGACTGTTACTTTGAGTCTCATTTCGACTGTTACTTTGAGTCTCATTTCGACTGTTACTTTGAGTCTCAATTTGACTGTTATTTTGAGTCTCAATTCCACTGCTACACAATGTACTTTGAGTCTCAGATCTACTAGTACTGGTACTCTCAACATAAACCAATCCATTGTCCAATAAAAAACTATCGAGATCTAGATAAGGAGCGGACGGTATGTCATCTGACGTGGATGGTAGACTTATGCTCACTTGTGGATAGATATATAGCACTGAGAATTGATGACCACATGGATGTTTTTGCAGTTGAGTTGTCAAGTTATTTCCTGAAAAACTCTGGTTGCATGTTCGACAATACCATATATCAGTAGTATAAACCGTATTTAGCAGTTGGTCATTACTGCAATTAATCTTCATCAGGATAACATCAATATCGTACGTAGCTTTATTATCCGATGAATTTGTTTCGTTTTCAACAGATGTATGCATTTTCGGGAAAACCCTTTTTTTGTCCTGATGTTCGAGAGCAAGTTCTTTTGGTACCGTTTTCATCTCTTCAATCCTACGCTCAAAATGATGGACAAGATTTTCTTCTGTCCTAATATACATCTGACCCCCCTTTTCAAGATGTGAGAAAGTTAGGTGCTTCTGTAAATTTCTGGCCAACCAAAATTCTTTACCACAAAATTTGCATAGTATCTTCCCAGTAGACAACATTGGGACCATATGACTACGGATTAAACctgaattaagaaaaaaagcaTTAATGCAATCTGGAGCAAAAAATTCATGAAACATGAGACAAATACCTTTATTTCATACAGAAATTAAAATAGTTTTTCTTCTAAATTGTCATTTGAACCTGGTGTTAATCTTTTGTCCAGGTTTAGAATGTACATACCCAACAATTCATTTCGCATAGAAGTACAGGTTTAACACTGGAGTCAAAAAGTTTAAAGAGAAAAGGTGTATTATTAAGTGTACAATGAAATTTGTTTAGCATTGAAATTACTTTAAGAGCTTTCTTACAAAGATCTTAAACTGCAGTACTGAAAGAACCTGATGCTCTCATTACAATTCCTAGGTATTTATAATCCTGAACAATTTTGATAAGATTTTGACCAGACTTTTAATAATTTACCTGATTATCCAAGCACTATTATTTGAGTTTTGTGTATGTTCAGTGGTAATtgctaatttttaaaattcaatagtTTTGTAGCCCTTCTTTCGTTTGAGACATTAAAATTATATCATCTGCATACATTAAACATTCTAAGGTTATATTCCCTATATCTACAGGATCACATTTCTCATATAATTAAGGTATCCCAGAGAGTCGTTCATAGATAGATTGAAAAGATAGGAACTCAGTTTTCTGAAGCCTATTTGATTTTTACATAGTATATATGTTGTTCTCagttacaaataaatataatctTTTGCATAAGATCTTTACAAACAACTTACTTAGACAACTAGGGACTGCTGTTCCTCTGTAGATGCTTGGATCACTAGTTCTTCCTGTTTTAAAAAGAGGTTAGATTATACTTTCTGTCCAACTTCTAGGAAACAAAGTTAGAAGATTtatgttatatatgtatatttttcctTGCTGTCAGTCAAACAGGAAAAttggtactgtggattcattattattcgttggagaCCAATTTCGTGgttttatacctttataccttTATCTTCGGGTCGTTACATAAGCCAAAGGCTTCTACTGACCCCTCATCTTGGATTGTCGTATATGATTTCTCAtctcataataatatatttatatataatatattacacttatcaaaaaatacttatttaggtGTGCGCAGCTGAAACACTTAACACGAACATATGAATTTATATAGGTTCCAATTTTCGCCATTTAATGCAGACTTAAAATTATTCAGAGTCTTTGCCGTCACCGTTAAATCTGACAGGTTATTCCACTGATCCACTACTCTAATTGAAAAAGTATTTAGTCTATGTGTGGTCTTACActgttttttaaaaagttttaatgagTGACCTCTAGTATTATTAGATGGTGCTAAAGTAAATAGGCTCATCCAGTCAATGTCATCTATAATGGGTACAAGTAgaccatgaatttaaatattcaacgaagtACAAATTTCCCATCAGGTAGTATACAGATTTTGGTAAAACCTCGAAATCACATATCCACGGAAAGGCAAATTTtccgcaatccacgaaaattggtacccaagaaAAATAAATGATTCGACAGTATTCAGCAAACAATAATGAATACATCACTATGTATTCTACAAGGATCACCAAGTATTCACCTTTCATCTGATTCCTTTAATAATTactaaaagatgttttacatagTTTTTATATTCACACTTATGCATAGGAACTGGTTTTTAATCTGTACTACTTTCAATTTTCTTCAAAAGGGCTCGATTTGATGGTGTTACAACTTACAAAAGTCCATCCAAAATATATATCCACTTAAGCATGTGCTACAGGTC contains:
- the LOC139489790 gene encoding uncharacterized protein: MSTDINNKHVKTGPDVDTHVKVETKLAPQDEAVKAQSEIDHGVDNKATGSTHTIKTEYGEMEVLFEYSDGTLVFNKDERQHEGSTEKDSLLASNSAAATPVATRCEQAQLFQSLPKPMQRCEQGQLIQSVPKPMQRCNQGQLIQSVPKPIQRVASSCIEVIPVPSVNFNKRPQETISSKLIDVPLVQILSSRMKCDPSTKPHNIVEKVSHFPENTKQISTPGFTGVPERTTLVPYAKFPNTLPISIPSSTARTKQLLLATINARKSTARSTLDPPTTERNAASTSKDVTLSKILPSFVSPSATSQNVSPSTTSQNVLPSTTSHNVSPAATSQNLFNKLVQGNITQNLPSKLLPLTGKRTKYIIVKRKKTQSTTESSNVIENQDTGCKLTLEPQSAGHVADQPSKRLKESFVTLESSRKKDDHLTADQYVNVDQPIKIKNVTETEFGQFENVITPASTPETEVCRHSSLCPETVFTECEKTTLKIADPMDIECDKSNNKHDKAMVESEVCLPGSKNVNMFDTKRVEHCVPLQNILSRKKNALPASITRQGQLSVQTQPQSQILVQVQPEGQPFVQTPPEGQLSVQTQPQHHLSLQKQPEGQLSVQAQSVSQQSEQTRSRSQGQPSVRTRSKGQSTMQTRSQGQLSMQTRSKSRPSVQTQSQGQPSVQKQHQSQLLVQNLLQAKVSVKINGRVKLLDQRQIQAKLLKEPKFRAHLLRQQPIFQFVQTEPQDQPLVMNKEQKSQVKKTKKQECRPEEVGRLSSKAKGRGQTKVTLDRPWDLGTENVDGDQEDVADLSDLQTEKKTAQILHNPGKKKDMETTDHADQKKSRKRKCLENVEKTRTETESSPPKINKTGADVIGKGDIVKPGTSNKEDITAKSPAVFKRKKRIDIDTMTAGEKRYMGKFDAVDTNIKGRTSDPSIYRGTAVPSCLSLIRSHMVPMLSTGKILCKFCGKEFWLARNLQKHLTFSHLEKGGQMYIRTEENLVHHFERRIEEMKTVPKELALEHQDKKRVFPKMHTSVENETNSSDNKATYDIDVILMKINCSNDQLLNTVYTTDIWYCRTCNQSFSGNNLTTQLQKHPCGHQFSVLYIYPQVSISLPSTSDDIPSAPYLDLDSFLLDNGLVYVESTSTSRSETQSTLCSSGIETQNNSQIETQSNSRNETQSNSRNETQSNSRIETQSNSQIETQNNSQIETQSNSRIETQNNSQIETQSNSRIETQNNSQIGTQSKITSKPLIVTKELKGASKIAIEKMDVVDSSVNIAGSLVNNSNKDAYASDISDDITAIVKKFREAFKLKFEQDIMKMRCPKCLVEVYLDDFDEHSCENIQLKNQVLRFCSVCKIGFLSESLLNAHIFFEHKDQSQDVNFGLDIQSDVPVNTRSLDHKELNTQSKQSVIHVDTKMQLDDMLKTILKSNTNYIFDEIFCIFEQGHVQNMLNQKEDQKKDAYVKNEGKVDEGKVKREIISIGCKICKTFTSCEKLSSHFYLVHCTNTKCCRFCEEMYVGNVHVCCNEKELKYITRRNKIHTIKRQRKTKWANLSKRQSKLLKEKKIGQVLEQIFCQCKICKVGFLSLPKLNVHIFNEHNDKHACISCETIFESENCAENHFCTEITEQLKKKNNVTGLYEICYDRQKDAVQNPKDLQNQSTANYLKCPECEEETGVDDYNENTKLQNQVIYTCRNCKLNFKSIFCTICKCPFDSLEMLYSHFYSHHQTDTKCCLFCRLAYIGDDHYCGKREKIAESTENVTKSRGSNYKMHFKKRFKKQKCLKCEYIINFCTENTDQLSCNQLDCIACRKVGECHGDTCYTCGQVFHSFAHRSYHEYTEHQDGVIELWTNRKKDYRRDYVKDYNIKRYNKKRKDRHKCEICEKRFTYFVKKKQHELEVHGIRGTKYHCDVCDMKDGSYERMKKHMEEHYKGEGTPKTEEIFAKKEEKKEKRVVCYKCGESVLKRYLNAHLRKYHEAANSGSTLPITIGKIVCYKCGLTVKKKNFNAHFRERHMEKEEMCEICGKMFYHRGKLNEHRKLKHSENIEKKVKKKGPPQQCNICGKILANKKSLYIHEKYKHAHKKFQCQICGKKYFYNFLLKDHMKQIHEKFNPFVCQYCSYRCYMKSSLVKHMQHNH